A window of Brevibacterium ihuae contains these coding sequences:
- a CDS encoding LLM class flavin-dependent oxidoreductase, whose translation MTHEFGIDTFGDVTAGPDGALLSHAQTVRNVVEEGVRADEVGLDFIGIGEHHRDDFAVSAPEMVLAAIAARTERIRLGSAVTVLSSDDPVRVHERFATLDALSSGRAEVILGRGSFTESFPLFGYRLEDYEELFEEKLALFAKLRTEQPVTWQGTHTQDLTDVTLYPPIESGQLKTWIAVGGSPQSVIRAAHYDLPLMLAIIGGPVDRFAPFADLYRRALAELGGTEGNPVGYHSYGHVADTDEQAMEEIYEPYTAQVERIGAERGWGRPSRASFEHEVRHGSMAVGSPETVAAKIAAGMRSLGATRFDLKVSTGPLAHEKIMHSIELYGEKVVPLVRDMLS comes from the coding sequence ATGACACACGAATTCGGCATCGACACCTTCGGCGACGTCACCGCCGGCCCCGACGGTGCGCTCCTCTCCCACGCCCAGACCGTCCGCAACGTCGTCGAGGAGGGTGTCCGCGCCGATGAGGTCGGCCTCGACTTCATCGGCATCGGCGAGCACCACCGCGACGACTTCGCCGTCTCCGCCCCGGAGATGGTGCTCGCCGCGATCGCCGCCCGCACCGAGCGCATCCGACTGGGCTCCGCGGTCACCGTGCTGAGCTCCGACGACCCGGTGCGCGTCCACGAGCGCTTCGCCACGCTCGACGCCCTGAGCTCGGGCCGCGCGGAGGTCATCCTCGGCCGTGGGTCCTTCACCGAGTCGTTCCCGCTGTTCGGCTACCGCCTCGAGGACTACGAGGAGCTGTTCGAGGAGAAGCTCGCGCTGTTCGCGAAGCTCCGCACCGAGCAGCCGGTCACGTGGCAGGGCACCCACACGCAGGACCTCACCGATGTCACCCTCTACCCGCCCATCGAGAGCGGGCAGCTGAAGACCTGGATCGCGGTCGGCGGCAGCCCGCAGTCGGTGATCCGCGCGGCCCACTACGACCTCCCGCTCATGCTCGCGATCATCGGCGGTCCGGTCGACCGCTTCGCCCCCTTCGCCGATCTCTACCGGCGCGCGCTCGCCGAGCTCGGCGGGACCGAGGGGAATCCGGTGGGCTACCACTCCTACGGCCACGTTGCCGACACCGATGAGCAGGCGATGGAGGAGATCTACGAGCCCTACACCGCACAGGTCGAACGGATCGGCGCCGAACGCGGCTGGGGCCGCCCCTCGCGGGCCTCCTTCGAGCACGAGGTGCGGCACGGCTCGATGGCCGTCGGCTCGCCGGAGACGGTCGCCGCGAAGATCGCCGCCGGCATGCGGTCGCTCGGCGCCACCCGGTTCGATCTCAAGGTCAGCACCGGCCCCCTCGCCCACGAGAAGATCATGCACAGCATCGAGCTCTACGGCGAGAAGGTCGTCCCGCTCGTCCGCGACATGCTCAGCTGA
- a CDS encoding NADPH-dependent F420 reductase has protein sequence MTTAPAPITIGILGVGKLGTALGRLVLDAGYDLVLAGRPAAQDDPMLGLIVSSLLPEARLTDFATLAVAARVTILAVPRPALAEVDLGALRGIVVDATNAWEATDGAPPDAGVGGSDVGGGGFAALAAAHPHLSFVRALNHAAYTDLGADARPAGVPGRRALGVAGGAPAVDAIAGLVDAFGFDPVVLDAEQAHLLDVDGPVFGRRLERAEFEAAVGIPGGRAVDERTSGGGDIVRGVPSV, from the coding sequence GTGACCACCGCACCCGCTCCCATCACCATCGGCATCCTCGGCGTCGGCAAGCTCGGCACCGCGCTCGGCCGCCTCGTCCTCGACGCCGGGTACGACCTCGTGCTCGCCGGTCGGCCCGCAGCGCAGGACGATCCGATGCTCGGACTCATCGTGTCGAGCCTGCTCCCCGAGGCGCGCCTCACCGATTTCGCGACGCTCGCCGTCGCGGCCCGGGTGACGATCCTCGCCGTTCCCCGCCCCGCCCTCGCCGAGGTCGACCTCGGCGCCCTGCGCGGGATCGTCGTCGATGCGACGAATGCCTGGGAGGCGACCGACGGCGCGCCCCCGGATGCCGGCGTCGGCGGGTCGGACGTCGGGGGCGGGGGATTCGCGGCACTCGCCGCCGCCCATCCCCATCTGTCGTTCGTCCGGGCGCTCAACCATGCCGCGTACACCGACCTCGGCGCGGACGCGCGGCCCGCCGGGGTGCCGGGGAGGAGGGCGCTCGGCGTCGCCGGCGGAGCGCCTGCGGTCGACGCCATCGCGGGGCTCGTCGATGCGTTCGGCTTCGACCCCGTGGTCCTCGATGCGGAGCAGGCCCATCTCCTCGACGTCGACGGGCCGGTGTTCGGCAGGCGGCTCGAGCGGGCTGAGTTCGAGGCGGCCGTCGGCATCCCCGGCGGTCGAGCGGTCGATGAGCGCACCTCGGGGGGCGGCGACATCGTGAGGGGCGTCCCGTCCGTCTGA
- a CDS encoding acyl-CoA thioesterase, whose translation MTHTFDEAIALTPDGSGAMTAHTHPAWANMVGPYGGITAAVALQAVLEHPEVQGRPAALTLNYTAPIADGEYTVRAEPARTNRSNQHWTITATQNGEVTVTGTALFAQMRETWSDTEAEFPQVPPPAEVAPRPGGLPLPWLNQYEMRFVTGEIPESPEHATEDSVTRQWFRHAEPRAWDFPGIASACDVFFPRVYLRTGERKPAGTVSFTAYFHAGAEELAAQGDYLLGTARGSRFGEGLFDQSAQIWGESGDLLATTHQLVYFK comes from the coding sequence ATGACCCATACCTTCGACGAAGCGATCGCGCTCACCCCGGACGGCAGCGGTGCGATGACCGCGCACACGCACCCGGCGTGGGCGAACATGGTGGGGCCCTACGGCGGGATCACCGCCGCGGTCGCCCTGCAGGCCGTGCTCGAGCATCCCGAGGTGCAGGGCCGGCCGGCGGCGCTCACGCTCAACTACACCGCGCCGATCGCCGACGGCGAGTACACCGTCCGCGCGGAGCCGGCGCGCACGAACCGGTCGAACCAGCACTGGACGATCACGGCGACGCAGAACGGCGAGGTCACGGTCACCGGCACCGCGCTGTTCGCGCAGATGCGCGAGACCTGGTCCGACACCGAGGCCGAGTTCCCGCAGGTGCCGCCCCCGGCCGAGGTCGCTCCCCGGCCCGGCGGACTGCCGCTGCCGTGGCTCAACCAGTACGAGATGCGGTTCGTCACCGGCGAGATCCCGGAGAGCCCGGAGCACGCGACCGAGGACTCGGTGACGCGGCAGTGGTTCCGCCATGCCGAGCCGCGGGCCTGGGACTTCCCGGGGATCGCCTCGGCGTGCGACGTGTTCTTCCCCCGGGTGTACCTGCGGACGGGGGAGCGGAAGCCTGCGGGAACCGTGAGCTTCACCGCGTACTTCCACGCCGGTGCCGAGGAGCTCGCCGCGCAGGGCGACTACCTGCTCGGGACCGCCCGGGGATCGCGGTTCGGCGAGGGGCTGTTCGACCAGTCCGCGCAGATCTGGGGCGAGTCCGGGGACCTGCTCGCCACCACCCACCAGCTCGTGTACTTCAAGTAG
- a CDS encoding MFS transporter, which translates to MPSGIPLPDGNDPRASSGVVSAVDREPDSHHDPGGRNEHPEPQSGPRTTSANLEAGATRQLTEAEARKVTLGALVGTAMEWYDFFLFSAAAALVFNVQYFTNENAAAAAMASFATFGVGLVARPIGGMIFGRMGDKIGRRKTLMVTIVGIGIVTGLIGMLPTYAAIGIFAPILLVLLRVVQGLFVGGEWAGAMTIVVENAPLKHRARYAAIPQIGSPIGTILSSGGFFLATLFFSQQNFDSFGWRIPFLAAIPMLLLAIWIRSKLDESPVFQELMESDEIVKAPISTTLRESWKHIIIGMAAALLGVGGFYLVTTFVVWYGVNVLGQTSETMLLGTLIAAVVEIPVLIIGGRLGGMFGASRVVLYGGIVSALIAFPAFLLIDSGNPVLVVLGMTIAVAALSFPYAASGTVLTGLFPAKTRYTGVAFAQNTAGMLSGFVPLLTTAMVASVDNHWWPAAALLVAVSLFTAFAGIVAPRMSQDLPDFKH; encoded by the coding sequence GTGCCGTCGGGAATCCCGTTACCTGACGGCAATGATCCGCGCGCGTCCTCCGGCGTAGTCTCGGCTGTCGACAGAGAGCCAGACTCCCACCACGATCCAGGAGGACGCAATGAGCACCCCGAACCGCAGTCCGGCCCCCGCACTACGTCCGCCAACCTCGAGGCCGGTGCCACCCGGCAGCTCACCGAGGCCGAAGCGCGCAAGGTCACCCTCGGTGCTCTCGTCGGCACCGCGATGGAGTGGTACGACTTCTTCCTCTTCAGCGCGGCCGCCGCCCTCGTCTTCAACGTCCAGTACTTCACCAACGAGAACGCCGCCGCGGCCGCGATGGCCTCGTTCGCGACCTTCGGGGTCGGACTCGTGGCCCGCCCGATCGGCGGCATGATCTTCGGTCGGATGGGCGACAAGATCGGGCGTCGCAAGACCCTCATGGTCACGATCGTCGGCATCGGCATCGTCACCGGCCTCATCGGCATGCTCCCGACCTACGCGGCGATCGGCATCTTCGCCCCGATCCTCCTCGTGCTCCTCCGCGTGGTCCAGGGCCTCTTCGTCGGCGGCGAGTGGGCCGGCGCGATGACGATCGTCGTCGAGAACGCCCCGCTCAAGCACCGCGCGCGCTATGCCGCGATCCCGCAGATCGGCTCCCCGATCGGCACCATCCTGTCCTCCGGCGGGTTCTTCCTCGCCACCCTCTTCTTCTCGCAGCAGAACTTCGACTCCTTCGGCTGGAGGATCCCGTTCCTCGCGGCGATCCCCATGCTCCTGCTCGCGATCTGGATCCGCTCGAAGCTCGACGAGTCGCCGGTGTTCCAGGAGCTCATGGAGTCCGACGAGATCGTCAAGGCCCCGATCAGCACCACCCTGCGCGAATCGTGGAAGCACATCATCATCGGCATGGCCGCGGCCCTGCTGGGCGTGGGCGGCTTCTACCTCGTCACGACCTTCGTCGTCTGGTACGGCGTCAACGTCCTCGGCCAGACGAGCGAGACGATGCTGCTCGGCACCCTCATCGCCGCCGTCGTGGAGATCCCGGTGCTCATCATCGGCGGCCGGCTGGGCGGGATGTTCGGCGCGAGCAGGGTCGTGCTATACGGCGGCATCGTCTCCGCGCTCATCGCGTTCCCGGCCTTCCTCCTCATCGACAGCGGCAACCCCGTGCTCGTCGTCCTCGGGATGACGATCGCCGTCGCCGCGCTGTCCTTCCCGTACGCCGCCTCCGGCACTGTGCTCACCGGCCTGTTCCCGGCCAAGACCCGCTACACGGGAGTGGCGTTCGCGCAGAACACCGCGGGCATGCTCAGTGGCTTCGTCCCGCTGCTCACGACCGCGATGGTGGCCTCGGTGGACAACCACTGGTGGCCGGCAGCCGCGCTGCTCGTCGCGGTCTCGCTGTTCACGGCGTTCGCCGGCATCGTCGCTCCGCGGATGAGCCAGGATCTGCCGGACTTCAAGCACTGA
- a CDS encoding C4-dicarboxylate ABC transporter substrate-binding protein produces MTTVRSPRFLSAAAITATAVLALSACAGSAGSGGGGGGTGGGTGFDYGASQEDVDAALAELDPMNIVYQAGAQGPNSVSAQSAHDFKEYVEERSGGKITVEVIWAQAIAGYSEIDDALADGRIDVSYALPIYDPSTYPAFDALATTSAGLPNSPVVGELVGNAAIIDMAWNSEEILAGYEEQGIVPLTPVVSTGNHHAICSDAGTTLDDWKGRQVRIPSVSLEAVASNLGATPVSMEYVEVFEAIQRGTVDCTLAQLLPSEEAGLLQIAPNVSYASPESSLSSRGAGAMLAGSNFQNLPLAYQQIIFDAGEPGFVASSEVIANGNAAGVKQLREAGGEMTPLDPEAEKKYKETNDELIAQVEEDGLIGSDASQRMKDAADKWSGVAEELGYEEGGDFSTLDEWYDVEDFDFTPFAAQLFEEVYLPHRPS; encoded by the coding sequence ATGACCACTGTTCGATCTCCCCGATTCCTGTCCGCTGCCGCCATCACAGCGACAGCCGTCCTCGCCCTCAGCGCCTGCGCCGGATCCGCCGGCAGCGGCGGAGGAGGCGGGGGCACCGGCGGCGGCACCGGATTCGACTACGGGGCGTCCCAGGAGGACGTCGACGCCGCTCTCGCCGAGCTCGACCCGATGAACATCGTCTACCAGGCCGGCGCCCAGGGCCCGAACTCCGTCTCCGCCCAGTCGGCCCATGACTTCAAGGAGTACGTCGAGGAGCGCTCCGGCGGGAAGATCACCGTCGAGGTCATCTGGGCGCAGGCGATCGCGGGCTACTCGGAGATCGACGATGCCCTGGCCGACGGCCGCATCGACGTCTCCTACGCCCTGCCGATCTACGACCCCTCCACCTATCCGGCCTTCGACGCGCTCGCCACCACCTCGGCGGGGCTGCCGAACTCCCCCGTCGTCGGCGAGCTCGTGGGCAACGCCGCGATCATCGACATGGCCTGGAACTCCGAGGAGATCCTCGCCGGGTACGAGGAGCAGGGCATCGTGCCGCTCACCCCGGTGGTGAGCACGGGCAACCACCACGCGATCTGCTCCGATGCCGGCACCACGCTCGACGACTGGAAGGGCCGCCAGGTCCGCATCCCCAGCGTGTCGCTCGAGGCCGTGGCGAGCAACCTCGGCGCCACCCCGGTGTCGATGGAGTACGTCGAGGTGTTCGAGGCGATCCAGCGCGGCACCGTCGACTGCACGCTCGCGCAGCTGCTCCCGTCCGAGGAGGCCGGTCTCCTCCAGATCGCCCCGAACGTCTCCTACGCATCGCCGGAGTCGAGCCTGTCGAGCCGCGGGGCCGGCGCGATGCTCGCCGGATCGAACTTCCAGAACCTCCCGCTCGCCTACCAGCAGATCATCTTCGATGCGGGTGAGCCCGGCTTCGTCGCGAGCTCCGAGGTCATCGCCAACGGCAACGCCGCAGGCGTCAAGCAGCTCCGCGAGGCCGGCGGCGAGATGACGCCGCTCGATCCGGAGGCGGAGAAGAAGTACAAGGAGACGAACGACGAGCTCATCGCCCAGGTCGAGGAGGACGGACTCATCGGTTCCGACGCCTCCCAGCGGATGAAGGACGCTGCGGACAAGTGGTCCGGCGTCGCCGAGGAGCTCGGCTACGAGGAGGGCGGGGACTTCAGCACGCTCGACGAGTGGTACGACGTCGAGGACTTCGACTTCACGCCGTTCGCCGCGCAGCTCTTCGAAGAGGTCTACCTCCCCCACCGGCCCAGCTGA